In the Malassezia vespertilionis chromosome 1, complete sequence genome, one interval contains:
- a CDS encoding uncharacterized protein (BUSCO:EOG09263817; EggNog:ENOG503P7PF; COG:S) has protein sequence MANRGRAAPGSNSEELQVWQAVRTQLKVLDNARNTALTGYERLSRARAEGTKSLEGLYNVVESTILDEQRAIEGSLEQLDILLALRQAPANEVADGRRRKRRAEESAESEPDPGMSHMDTKHKSTTELRKTRASGPLPKRGALEELQKGRKVAFCQPQNSSVGMDEGEVWIMATIIGCINNDYNRYVVQDAEEEGTHGPTWNTTTKSIVPLPNSIESLPHEDYAQGTRVLALYPDTSCFYNATVRGGGPHLQWQATKIKKREQDALTAPYQLMFDDDGADIKHVPAYLVPHRFSMESKHTFVLPEFPVISSRELMMDTESAALASAAPSGLTWQQEMMTKSFHTAPRHQEKRAGQPKQPATQKQNIKKCDTVDSTPVAAMTWQQQMLRQGARRGPTFDHPADARDAQTFGGANKKAAAGTMERRKGKNGAKNSASDGKNGAKGNAYDAKMPATPRKGAMPDIAYAGPTFHNSPSAASLPAPRFSSKPTKLATNDEAAEDAMLADTQAQTPSEPAPVSSAQEPVTDAANLVAQNPTTEPKLQTVDNLLANMMNASFPTSSLLYLEEPGSVALLPAETTSPAPHVRWDIPGRSERPGIHVLPTAKSVQVFPNTQPHPPAWANRIPVHDLALHGISFLHRYHPGIDIPSRLLAESVLEDAQWQIAQEDHGDNLTRCTTTMLHCEDVLLVVCAGGIHHEALYISTWTPGQASPEFHASSIPAFEADAPIVSVQSIPGELKLLIRTLAETYIGSVRNEAPYSVHVDASVRTGTHVPAQVADATYSHDSVIIVDTHGTVQQWDVEAQRRHTLVSMDVEHDAFWALAVTSPYTLALASCYAINTIDRRTPAPTPIVDLSHSVHTMCRNKITSLQPSFLHTERYLLALASTDAVQYYDVRFPNVPMASWAHDRGYDRTLTLCPTTPGSFLLASQKNRLLGAYSACIIPEAQTWAYLAAERPCWVQSAIPEAHSTPLSAPFAANLQPHVPATVLLEQSERGALWMRYLDVESALPAVHWSPATEHLASEAHKTQDPGPFGDAEVTRTDWRTLYKAAILGWLGISDPFSHERAAEIMLQALQHAPATSMPHTLLDSIQSGTDAYSKAAVHLSIPYTLPARSVLQAPLDAQWRALLEQCKQNAPHMLLHISMPWLAGAIPTSPNACYDWFAAQQHTASAGQGMESVRDAERQQALDVFMASMLFGTPSTSSGTARNTNWRSDSHVPCYPAAPSMRILQRDGVDTQLSDAARLLLAEWPLDASPDAYMYETPYHAAPHEEHKGMHVASSQAPSTARGSVLPRVVSKANREPDPARSPIRTAPASQDASQERIIEVQTQKEPGRFAQRPATRAEPKRRKRMGGF, from the exons ATGGCAAACCGTGGGAGGGCGGCGCCAGGGAGTAACAGTGAGGAGCTGCAAGTATGgcaagcggtgcgcacACAATTAAAAGTGCTTGATAATGCTCGCAACACAGCCTTGACTGGCTACGagcgcttgtcgcgcgcgcgggcTGAGGGCACAAAGAGCCTTGAAGGCCTGTACAATGTCGTGGAGAGTACGATCTTGGACGAGCAACG GGCTATTGAAGGCTCACTCGAGCAATTGGACATCTTGTTGGCGCTTCGGCAGGCGCCCGCGAATGAAGTTGCGGACGGGCGCCGGCGGAAACGCCGTGCAGAAGAGAGTGCAGAATCTGAGCCCGATCCGGGTATGTCGCATATGGATACGAAGCATAAGAGTACCACAGAGCTacgcaagacgcgcgcatccGGCCCGCTGCCgaaacgcggcgcgctggaagaaCTACAAAAAGGTCGAAAGGTTGCATTTTGTCAACCGCAAAATTCGTCCGTTGGCATGGACGAAGGTGAGGTATGGATTATGGCTACCATAATTGGGTGCATTAACAACGACTATAATCGCTACGTTGTTCAAGACGCAGAAGAAGAAGGCACGCATGGACC TACATGGAATACGACTACGAAATCAATTGTCCCGCTTCCAAACAGCATTGAATCATTACCGCACGAGGACTACGCACAGGGAACtcgcgtgcttgcgctaTACCCCGACACAAGCTGCTTCTACAATGCCACGGTCCGGGGTGGAGGACCCCATCTACAATGGCAAGCGACAAAAATCAAG AAACGCGAGCAAGATGCACTGACAGCGCCGTACCAGCTCATGTTTGATGACGATGGTGCCGATATCAAGCACGTTCCTGCCTACCTAGTC cctcACCGCTTCTCCATGGAATCCAAGCACACCTTTGTATTGCCCGAGTTTCCAGTAATT AGTAGTCGCGAACTAATGATGGATACGGAATCCGCTGCATTGGCCTCGGCGGCTCCGTCGGGCCTGACGTGGCAGCAAGAAATGATGACCAAATCGTTTCATACGGCGCCCCGCCACCAAGAGAAACGTGCGGGACAGCCCAAACAACCTGCGACACAAAAGCAAAATATAAAAAAGTGCGACACTGTGGACTCCACACCAGTCGCAGCAATGACGTGGCAGCAGCAGATGCTGAGGCAAGGTGCTCGTCGCGGCCCGACGTTTGACCATCCcgcagatgcgcgcgatgcccAGACGTTTGGCGGTGCAAACAAAAAGGCGGCTGCAGGCAcgatggagcgccgcaaaggcAAGAATGGTGCTAAAAACAGCGCCAGTGACGGCAAGAACGGAGCCAAAGGCAATGCCTATGACGCTAAAATGCCTGCTACACCACGCAAGGGTGCGATGCCGGATATTGCGTACGCAGGCCCCACATTCCACAATTCGCCCTCTGCAGCGAGTCTGCCTGCCCCGCGTTTTTCAAGCAAGCCAACGAAGCTTGCGACAAATGACGAAGCGGCGGAGGATGCGATGCTTGCCGATACCCAAGCACAGACACCCAGCGAACCCGCGCCTGTCTCTAGCGCACAGGAGCCAGTTACAGATGCGGCAAATCTTGTGGCGCAGAATCCAACCACTGAACCGAAGCTCCAGACCGTGGACAACTTACTTGCGAATATGATGAACGCATCCTTCCC GACGAGTTCATTACTGTACCTTGAAGAGCCGGGGTCTGTTGCTCTGCTTCCAGCAGAAACGACGTCTCCGGCACCGCATGTGCGGTGGGATATTCCAGGCCGGAGTGAGCGTCCTGGTATCCACGTTTTGCCCACTGCAAAATCCGTACAAGTCTTCCCGAATACGCAACCGCACCCCCCAGCATGGGCCAATCGTATTCCGGTACACGATCTTGCACTGCATGGC ATTTCGTTTTTGCATCGATACCATCCCGGCATAGATATCCCTTCGCGCTTGCTAGCCGAGTCGGTGTTGGAGGATGCACAATGGCAAATTGCTCAAGAGGACCATGGTGACAATTTAACTAGGTGCACGACTACCATGCTGCACTGCGAAGATGTATTGCTGGTGGTGTGCGCGGGCGGAATACACCATGAAGCACTCTATATTTCTACCTGGACGCCTGGCCAAGCGTCTCCTGAATTTCACGCATCGAGCATACCGGCCTTTGAGGCAGATGCGCCGATTGTCAGCGTGCAAAGTATACCCGGCGAGCTTAAGCTACTTATCCGCACACTGGCTGAGACATACATTGGCAGTGTACGCAACGAAGCGCCGTATAGTGTGCATGTTGATGCGAGCGTACGGACGGGTACGCATGTGCCTGCGCAGGTTGCCGACGCCACATACTCCCACGACAGTGTCATTATTGTCGATACACACGGAACTGTGCAGCAGTGGGACGTCGaggcacagcgccggcACACTCTCGTCTCGATGGACGTGGAGCATGACGCGTTTTGGGCGTTGGCGGTGACGAGTCCGTATACCTTGGCACTTGCCTCGTGCTATGCCATTAATACCATCGACCGTCGCACACCCGCGCCTACTCCGATCGTCGATCTGTCGCATTCCGTGCATACCATGTGCCGCAACAAGATCACTTCGCTGCAGCCGTCTTTTCTGCACACGGAACGCTACCTCCTTGCGCTAGCGTCTACGGATGCAGTGCAATACTACGATGTGCGCTTCCCGAATGTACCGATGGCTTCCTGGGCGCATGATCGCGGCTACGACCGCACTCTGACGCTTTGCCCCACCACGCCCGGCTCATTTCTACTTGCGTCGCAAAAAAATCGATTGCTTGGTGCGTACAGCGCGTGCATTATTCCTGAAGCCCAAACCTGGGCGTACTTGGCCGCAGAGCGCCCTTGTTGGGTCCAATCTGCCATTCCCGAGGCACACAGCACGCCGTTGAGTGCGCCGTTTGCAGCGAATCTCCAACCCCATGTACCTGCAACCGTACTTTTAGAGCAATCGGAGCGTGGCGCATTGTGGATGCGGTACCTGGACGTGGAAAGTGCGTTGCCAGCGGTACACTGGTCGCCAGCCACCGAGCATCTCGCAAGTGAGGCGCACAAAACGCAAGATCCGGGCCCATTTGGCGACGCGGAAGTAACACGCACCGATTGGCGTACGCTGTACAAAGCGGCCATACTTGGATGGCTCGGTATATCGGACCCATTTTCCCACGAGCGGGCCGCGGAAATTATGCTACAAGCACTGCAACATGCGCCCGCCACGAGCATGCCCCACACTTT ACTCGACTCGATACAGAGTGGCACAGACGCATACAGCAAAGCTGCAGTGCATCTTTCCATTCCATATACTCTTCCTGCGCGCTCTgtgctgcaagcgccgctcgatgcgcaatggcgtgcgctgctAGAGCAATGCAAGCAAAACGCTCCGCACATGCTTCTGCACATTAGCATGCCTTGGCTCGCGGGTGCTATCCCGACGTCGCCCAATGCTTGCTATGATTGGTTcgctgctcagcagcaCACTGCGAGCGCAGGGCAGGGCATGGAGAGTGTacgcgatgcagagcgTCAGCAAGCGCTTGATGTGTTTATGGCCTCGATGCTCTTTGGCACGCCTTCTACCAGCTCCGGCACCGCGCGCAATACCAACTGGCGCAGCGACTCACATGTGCCATGCTAtccagccgcgccgtccatgCGTATCCTACAGCGGGACGGCGTAGACACGCAATTGTCCGACGCTGCTCGCTTGCTTTTGGCCGAGTGGCCTTTGGACGCATCGCCAGATGCGTACATGTACGAAACACCCTaccatgcggcgccgcatgaaGAGCACAAAGGCATGCATGTAGCGAGCAGCCAAGCACCGTCGACAGCTCGTGGTAgcgtgctgccgcgcgtcgTATCCAAGGCAAACCGAGAGCCCGATCCTGCACGTTCTCCTATTCGCACAGCGCCTGCGTCGCAGGATGCATCACAGGAGCGCATCATCGAAGTGCAGACGCAAAAAGAGCCCGGGCGATTCGCACAGCgcccagcgacgcgcgccgagcccaagcggcgcaagcgtaTGGGTGGATTTTAG
- a CDS encoding uncharacterized protein (TransMembrane:1 (o26-44i)) produces the protein MSLPNLRGIFRSSRTEAQEYELRRNAWLRLLGFAISCIAIVLVANRASVLRRLQQARLGTA, from the exons ATGAGCCTGCCCAACTTGCGCGGCATATTTCG CTCTTCACGCACAGAGGCACAAGAGtacgagctgcgccgcaatgCATGGCTGCGTCTACTGGGCTTTGCCATATCTTGTATTGCAATTGTGCTTGTAGCGAACCGCGCAAGTGTGCTTCGCCGACTCCAGCAGGCGCGTTTGGGCACTGCATAA
- a CDS encoding uncharacterized protein (COG:S; EggNog:ENOG503P10J), which yields MADANSGAKMPKDAMEDITRLSTRCVRILGQNPNKFTLNGNTLLPAILVDAGDAREDYTPFLEAVLRGTLHIGDAKPEQPVCIAITDMYVHPLPNDSIATHWHHDHVGGIPFVLRMLETLRKVAPDTVPVPRVHKYPEPVTDSSFFERMSNVNPAAYAHSPGKQGLEAVLWPLRDNQTLRVADPDDASRTSSLRVLYTPGHAMDHVCLLLEEDNVLLTGDNVLGSGSTVFEDLNLYLRSLQRAQALLSARPASPLGIYATPALGSGVENVLYPGHGPVIPRGRDTLRRYLSHRVEREAQLLALLLGQPGDKRASCQAVAFAEKVIAEQQHLKRPRATWTLSQFVEVLYENYAMDMYPAVARGLHQHLKKLCTDPDALPKPPFLMHKPIPATPWAAKTARVRAVRVPSYQYSDSAIPDAPRTDADWWELLEIPWMVCS from the exons ATGGCAGACGCAAATTCCGGCGCAAAGATGCCGAAGGATGCGATGGAAGATATTACACGGCTCAGCACGCGTTGTGTGCGTATTCTTGGTCAGAATCCGAACAAATTTACTCTGAATGGCAA CACACTTCTCCCTGCTATTCTGGTTGATGCCGGTGATGCCCGCGAGGATTACACGCCGTTTCTCGAAGCTGTTTTGCGCGGAACCCTGCACATAGGCGATGCCAAACCCGAGCAACCTGTGTGTATTGCGATTACAGACATGTACGTGCATCCACTACCTAATGACAGCATCGCAACGCACTGGCATCACGACCATGTCGGTGGTATCCCatttgtgctgcgcatgctggaaacgctgcgcaaagtgGCGCCCGACACCGTGCCGGTGCCTCGTGTACACAAATACCCCGAGCCGGTGACGGACAGTAGCTTTTTCGAGCGCATGTCCAATGTGAACCCCGCCGCATATGCACACAGCCCTGGTAAGCAGGGCTTGGAAGCAGTGCTCTGGCCGCTGCGTGATAACcagacgctgcgtgtggCCGACCCAGACGATGCATCGCGTACCTCATCGCTGCGCGTATTGTATACTCCTGGCCATGCAATGGACCATGTGTGTCTTTTGCTTGAGGAGGACAATGTCCTGCTCACAGGTGACAATGTGCTGGGCAGCGGCTCAACCGTGTTTGAAGACTTGAACTTGTACTTGCGCagtctgcagcgcgcccaaGCACTCTTGTCTGCACGCCCCGCATCGCCCCTGGGAATCTATGCGACGCCAGCGTtgggcagcggcgtggAGAATGTGCTATACCCCGGACACGGTCCCGTAATTCCCCGTGGTCGCGATACACTGCGCCGCTACCTTTCACATAGAgtggagcgcgaagcgcagctTCTCGCACTGCTCCTGGGCCAGCCTGGGGATaagcgcgcgtcttgccaAGCTGTCGCGTTTGCCGAAAAGGTCATTGCGGAGCAGCAACATTTGAAACGACCGCGCGCTACCTGGACACTGAGTCAGTTCGTCGAAGTATTGTACGAGAACTACGCCATGGATATGTACCCTGCTGTCGCACGCGGTTTGCACCAGCACCTCAAGAAGCTGTGCACGGATCCTGACGCGCTGCCAAAGCCGCCATTCCTCATGCACAAACCAATCCCCGCGACGCCGTGGGCGGCGAAGACCGCACGTGTGCGTGCCGTACGCGTGCCATCTTACCAGTACAGTGATTCGGCCATTCCTGACGCTccgcgcacagacgcagACTGGTGGGAGTTGCTCGAAATACCCTGGATGGTATGCTCGTAG
- the ENO1 gene encoding phosphopyruvate hydratase (EggNog:ENOG503NXC1; COG:G), whose protein sequence is MSAKNVQARMIIDSRGNPTLEVDVITAKGTFRAGVPSGASTGVHEACELRDGDKSKWMGKGVSKAIENVNKVLGPELVRSGISVAKQSDVDSLLKKLDGTPNKSKLGANAILGVSIAAAKAGAAELGVPLYAHLASLSGAKKPYVLPAPAMNVINGGSHAGNALAFQEFMIVPTGAKSFTEAMQMGTEVYHNLKTVIKAKYGIDATNVGDEGGFAPNVHSADEALDVLMEAIKKAGYEGKVNISLDVASSEFYKDGKYDLDFKNPNSDSSKWITGKQLAEIYMGYIKKYPIISIEDPFDQDDWEAWAHLRASAPVTIIGDDLTVTNPERIKTAVQKKACNGLLLKINQIGTISESIEACQLAQSDNWAVMVSHRSGETEDTTIADVAVGINAGIIKSGAPARSERVSKYNALLRIESQEPDAVYAGIDGFTHGSEAPKVIRK, encoded by the coding sequence ATGAGCGCCAAAAATGTTCAAGCCCGTATGATTATCGACTCCCGTGGTAACCCCACGCTGGAAGTTGACGTGATTACTGCCAAAGGCACTTTCCGTGCAGGTGTCCCTTCGGGCGCCTCGACGGGTGTGCACGAGGCTTGCGAACTTCGCGACGGCGACAAGTCCAAGTGGATGGGCAAAGGCGTTTCCAAAGCAATTGAGAACGTCAACAAGGTGCTCGGCCCTGAGCTTGTGCGCTCGGGGATCTCGGTCGCCAAACAGTCCGACGTGGACTCGCTGCTCAAGAAGCTCGACGGCACTCCCAACAAGagcaagcttggcgcgaACGCAATTCTCGGTGTCTCGATCGCCGCTGCCAAGGCCGGcgctgccgagctcggTGTTCCGCTCTACGCACATCTTGCGAGCCTCTCTGGAGCCAAAAAGCCCTACGTGCTTCCCGCCCCCGCCATGAACGTAATCAACGGTGGCTCTCATGCCGGCAACGCTTTGGCCTTCCAGGAGTTTATGATTGTCCCCACCGGCGCCAAGAGCTTTACCGAGGCGATGCAGATGGGCACCGAGGTGTACCACAACCTGAAGACGGTCATCAAGGCCAAGTACGGCATTGACGCGACCAACGTCGGCGACGAGGGTGGCTTTGCCCCCAACGTCCACTCtgccgacgaggcgcttgacGTGCTTATGGAAGCAATCAAGAAGGCTGGCTACGAGGGCAAGGTCAACATCTCGCTCGACGTTGCCAGCTCTGAGTTCTACAAGGACGGAAAGTACGACCTTGACTTTAAGAACCCCAACTCGGACAGCAGCAAGTGGATCActggcaagcagctcgctgAGATCTACATGGGCTACATCAAGAAGTACCCAATCATCTCCATCGAGGATCCCTTTGACCAGGACGACTGGGAGGCTTGGGCACACCTCCGTGCCTCGGCGCCGGTCACCATCATTGGCGACGACTTGACCGTGACGAACCCCGAGCGCATCAAGACGGCGGTGCAGAAGAAGGCCTGCAACGGTCTTTTGCTCAAAATCAACCAGATCGGTACTATTTCCGAGTCGATTGAGGCTTGCCAGCTTGCCCAGTCGGACAACTGGGCCGTCATGGTCTCGCACCGCTCTGGCGAGACGGAAGACACCACGATTGCCGATGTTGCCGTGGGCATCAACGCCGGTATCATCAAGTCGGGTGCGCCGGCACGCTCCGAGCGTGTGTCCAAGTACAATGCTTTGCTGCGTATTGAGAGCCAGGAGCCCGATGCTGTATATGCCGGCATTGACGGCTTCACCCACGGCAGCGAAGCTCCCAAGGTGATTCGTAAGTAA
- the MRF1 gene encoding Peptide chain release factor 1, mitochondrial (BUSCO:EOG09264PDD; EggNog:ENOG503NX8M; COG:J): MTQNYASTIQLCETEQDAELRELAEQEAAAIEAHIAQARTQIRQQMLASAPGTIQDRGAIIELKQGVGGQESCLFLGEMLRMYTKYCENRAMQAADSDDPDELGAGWSVELLSSTPVDVSAAGSGDAMREAILQVHGAGAFAALQFEAGVHRVQRIPATQNLGKLQTSTIALLVMPMQGNAEQADDLVDPKDVRLDTMRARGAGGQHVNRTESAVRLTHIPTGITVSMQDSRSQHQNKSKAWEVLRARLLDRKIRKDQEENRALRRSQVASADRSERVRTYNFPQDRVTDHRVGISLSGISSIMDGDDGGGAGLTYLIQELRERDEDERLDALLAMHKNSG; this comes from the exons ATGACTCAAAATTATGCATCCACTATTCAGCTGTGCGAAACGGAGCAGGATGCAGAGttgcgcgagctggcgGAGCAGGAAGCAGCCGCGATCGAAGCGCATATCGCTCAAGCACGCACACAGATTCGTCAGCAGATGCTTGCTAGTGCGCCAGGCACAATCCAGGACCGTGGAGCAATTATTGAGCTTAAACAGGGCGTCGGCGGCCAAGAATCATGCCTGTTCCTAGGcgagatgctgcgcatgtACACCAAGTACTGCGAAAATCGTGCGATGCAAGCTGCAGACAGCGATGACCCCGACGAACTTGGAGCAGGCTGGTCAGTTGAGCTGCTTTCTTCCACGCCCGTAGATGTATCTGCTGCAGGCTCAGGCGATGCAATGCGCGAAGCGATCCTGCAAGTACACGGCGCAGGTGCGTTTGCAGCTCTTCAATTTGAAGCTGGCGTGCACCGAGTACAGCGTATTCCCGCGACACAAAATTTGGGCAAGCTGCAAACGAGCACGATTGCACTTCTAGTGATGCCTATGCAAGGCAATGCCGAACAAGCGGACGACTTAGTCGACCCAAAAGATGTGAGGCTAGATACGatgcgcgctcgaggcgccgGTGGACAGCACGTCAACCGGACCGAGTCCGCGGTGCGTCTTACACACATTCCTACTGGCATCACTGTCTCAATGCAGGATTCGCGTAGCCAGCACCAGAATAAGTCCAAGGCGTGGGAAgtgctgcgtgcacgccTCCTGGACCGCAAGATACGTAAGGATCAGGAAGAGaatcgtgcgctgcgccgctcgcaagTTGCGAGTGCCGATCGCAgcgagcgtgtgcgcacATACAATTTTCCCCAG GATCGCGTTACGGACCACCGTGTCGGTATCTCGCTCTCTGGGATTTCGTCGATCATGGACGGAGACGACGGCGGTGGTGCAGGACTCACGTACTTGATCCAGGAACTTCGGGAACGTGATGAggacgagcgcctcgatgctTTGCTTGCCATGCACAAAAATTCTGGATAG